A genomic stretch from Ficedula albicollis isolate OC2 chromosome 4A, FicAlb1.5, whole genome shotgun sequence includes:
- the LOC101815984 gene encoding protein Wnt-11b-2-like: protein MSGVTTPCVTVPARAQPPRKGMWLSLARSVARAARRTQQLCQQSFADMRWNCSSIQSAPSFGPELLTGTREAAFVHALAAAAVAQGIARSCASGPGAATGGAPGLRAVNRHNGAVGRAVLSDSLDTRCKCHGVSGSCSVKTCWKGLPDLGEIASDLKSRYLAALKVTHRLVGPRKQLIPKEGDARPVTEMDLVYLINSPDYCTPNPQLGSLGTQDRPCNRSSVGSGSCDLLCCGRGYNTYTEEVQERCHCRYRWCCSVVCRRCRRRLQRHVCK from the exons ATGAGCGGTGTCACCACCCCCTGCGTCACTGTCCCCGCACGGGCACAGCCTCCACGCAAAGGGATGTGGCTCTCGCTGGCTCGGTCGGTAG cccgggccgccCGCCGGAcgcagcagctgtgccagcagagctttGCGGACATGAGGTGGAACTGCTCCTCCATCCAGAGCGCCCCCAGCTTCGGCCCCGAGCTGCTCACAG GAACGCGGGAAGCCGCCTTCGTGCACGCCCTGGCCGCGGCGGCCGTGGCGCAGGGCATCGCCCGCTCCTGCGCCtccgga cccggagccgcTACCGGCGGCGCGCCGGGGCTGCGGGCGGTGAACCGGCACAACGGAGCCGTGGGACGCGCG gtgCTCAGTGACTCCCTGGACACCAGGTGTAAATGCCACGGGGTTTCAGGCTCCTGCTCAGTGAAGAcctgctggaaggggctgccagACCTGGGTGAAATTGCCTCTGACCTCAAATCCAGGTACCTGGCAGCCCTCAAGGTGACCCATCGGCTCGTGGGGCCCAGGAAGCAGCTGATCCCCAAGGAAGGGGATGCCAGGCCAGTGACAGAGATGGATCTGGTTTATCTCATCAACTCTCCTGACTactgcaccccaaacccccagctgggctctctggggacacaggacag GCCGTGCAACAGGAGCTCTGTGGGCAGTGGCAGCTGtgacctgctgtgctgtggccGTGGCTACAACACCTACACGGAGGAGGTGCAGGAGCGCTGCCACTGCCGCTACCGCTGGTGCTGCTCCGTGGTGTGCCGGCGCTGCCGGCGCCGCCTGCAGAGACACGTCTGCAAGTGA
- the LOC101816183 gene encoding leucine-rich repeat-containing protein 32-like, whose amino-acid sequence MLWAARGCFLLCLLPSILRARAGPDTRPSSPLCQQSPTKVSCKGVGLRKFPKELGQGIKYLELSNNFIQNLSGSNMPGFGQLEYLDVCFNQLEAVSATALAQLPRLRSLLLASNHLDRNYLANGEAFHLLRNIEVLDLSVNNLESHMASWYISNLSSLRVLDLSGNMMTKLLAGTFRNSPRLRRLDLSKNYIMEIQEGAFEPLQELEVLNLALNSLHCISGFSLTQLQVLNLSHNALELFSSEEGAEPYLLRVLDLSHNRLLSFPELPRARDLTHLNLSNNLISSLLPGSPHPREFVLLYKEMQRFNRTERPVAALTRVADLDLSNNRLELFPFSFFHSLGSLHRLSLARNCLQDVARESVSNGTELSVRSLDLHSNALRALPRWFFDSLPHLESMDLGSNSLQPCESQGSEQGKDLGRDPHTSAPRDTCTPFYNVPRLKHLSLSKNSISRLQPHAFNQTPLLSLDLSGNRNLSMTTGALGGLELSLQELSLRDNQMDEGQAALPCLGALRVLDLAGNRLSLLPAGLSCSPLESLDIQNNSLQSLGAARSWSQSLRAVAVAGNPWRCCSLGWLDALRAAGVAVPDLRQARCVFQERGRNASARIAGTPSWVCPQPQGTASLPLLVALIGLSLLCAWAFCLLRRGKAPGCATGSNRVGISQPKGEGPAEERPPDSITKV is encoded by the exons ATGCTCTGGGCTGCTCGGGGAtgtttcctgctctgcctgctcccgTCCATCCTCAGAGCCCGGGCTGGCCCCGACACCAGGCCCAGCTCCCCGCTGTGCCAGCAG AGCCCCACCAAGGTGTCTTGTAAAGGAGTTGGCCTGCGGAAATTTCCCAAGGAGCTCGGCCAAGGAATTAAATACCTTGAACTCTCCAACAACTTCATCCAAAACCTGTCAGGCAGCAACATGCCAGGATTTGGGCAGCTGGAGTACCTGGATGTGTGCTTCAACCAGCTGGAAGCCGTGTCAGCCACCGccctggctcagctgcctcGGCTGCGCTCGCTCCTCCTGGCCTCCAACCACCTGGACCGGAATTACTTGGCTAACGGGGAAGCTTTCCATCTGCTCAGGAATATAGAGGTCCTGGACCTGTCTGTGAATAACCTGGAGAGCCACATGGCCAGCTGGTACATCAGCAACCTCAGCAGCCTGAGGGTGCTGGATCTCTCTGGGAACATGATGAccaagctgctggcagggacctTCCGGAACTCGCCGCGGCTGCGCCGGCTCGACCTCAGCAAGAACTACATCATGGAGATCCAGGAGGGAGCTTTTGAGCCTCTGCAagagctggaagtgctgaaCTTGGCTTTGAATTCCCTCCACTGTATCTCTGGCTTCAGCCTCACGCAGCTGCAAGTTCTAAACCTCAGCCACAACGCCCTGGAGCTCTTCTCCTCCGAGGAGGGAGCGGAGCCCTACCTGCTCCGAGTGCTCGACTTGAGCCATAACAGACTCCTCTCTTTTCCGGAGCTCCCCAGAGCCCGTGATCTCACACACTTAAACCTCTCCAATAACCTCatttcttccctgctcccaggctcaCCCCATCCCAGGGAGTTTGTCCTGCTTTACAAGGAGATGCAGAGGTTCAACAGGACCGAGCGCCCCGTGGCTGCTCTGACACGCGTGGCTGACCTGGATCTCAGCAATAACCGCCTGGAGCTGttcccattttccttcttccacagcctgggctccctgcaCAGGCTCAGCCTGGCAAGGAACTGTCTCCAGGACGTGGCCAGGGAGTCTGTCTCCAATGGCACGGAGCTGTCCGTGCGCTCGCTGGACCTCCACAGCAACGCCCTCCGTGCTCTGCCACGCTGGTTCTTCGATTCCCTGCCCCACCTGGAATCCATGGATCTGGGCTCCAACAGCCTCCAGCCTTGTGAGAGCCAGGGGAGTGAGCAGGGaaaggatttgggaagggaTCCTCACACATCAGCCCCCAGAGACACCTGCACCCCCTTCTACAACGTGCCTCGCTTGAAGCACCTGAGCCTGTCCAAGAACAGCatctccaggctgcagccccacGCCTTCAACCAAACCCCACTGCTCTCCCTGGACCTGTCAGGAAACAGGAACTTATCCATGACCACAGGGGCGCTGGGGGGGttggagctgtccctgcaggagctctctCTGAGGGACAACCAGATGGACGAGGGCCAGGCGGCGCTGCCCTGCCTGGGCGCGCTCCGAGTGCTGGACCTGGCGGGCAACCGGCTGAGCCTGCTGCCCGCGGggctctcctgctcccctctggaGAGCCTGGACATTCAGAACAacagcctgcagagcctgggggcGGCCAGGAGCTGGTCCCAGAGCCTGAGGGCGGTGGCCGTGGCCGGGAACCCCTGGCGCTGCTGCTCGCTGGGCTGGCTGGACGCGCTGCGCGCCGCCGGCGTGGCCGTGCCGGACCTGCGCCAGGCGCGCTGCGTGTTCCAGGAGCGCGGCCGCAACGCCTCGGCCAGGATCGCCGGCACTCCCAGCTGggtctgtccccagccccagggcactgcctcGCTGCCTCTGCTGGTGGCCCTGATTGGCCTCTCCctcctctgtgcctgggctTTCTGCCTCCTCAGGAGAGGGAAGGCTCCGGGATGTGCAACAGGGAGCAACAGGGTGGGAATCTCCCAGCCCAAAGGAGAGGGGCCAGCTGAGGAGAGGCCACCTGACAGCATCACCAAAGTGTAG